In one Andrena cerasifolii isolate SP2316 chromosome 2, iyAndCera1_principal, whole genome shotgun sequence genomic region, the following are encoded:
- the Pex19 gene encoding peroxisomal biogenesis factor 19 isoform X2 yields MADEKVVNQVEDEELNDLLDSALKDFSKEQRSDKEDNWKADALELTTDKDLVETSEDAWTKDFIKEAADQFEENLQNIIKNDTELGASFQKLAQTIASAITDEDKNDKDSASTDFQSAIAQALNDLSATSENLQSEADLSEMLGQASLEDGPSAILPVMQGMLQHLLSKEILYPSLKELVDKYPEWLEERKTRISSSDLQRFTKQLELMRQVCTELEKEKDEDTETIKKERFDLVMSLMQEVQGCGQLPEELVGDQAMPFQIDAESDQIMPVLLRGMEQSPQNCSLM; encoded by the exons ATGGCTGACGAAAAAGTTGTGAATCAAGTAGAAGATGAAGAATTAAATGATTTATTGGACA GTGCTTTAAAGGATTTCAGCAAGGAACAACGGTCGGATAAGGAGGACAATTGGAAAGCGGACGCTTTGGAATTAACAACGGATAAGGATTTGGTTGAAACTTCTGAGGATGCGTGGACCAAAGATTTCATTAAAGAAGCCGCAGACCAATTTGAGGAGAATCTgcagaatataattaaaaatg ACACTGAACTAGGAGCTTCTTTCCAAAAATTAGCACAAACAATTGCGAGTGCGATAACAGATGAAGATAAGAATGACAAGGACAGCGCGAGTACAGACTTTCAATCTGCCATTGCTCAAGCACTAAACGACTTGTCCGCAACGTCCGAGAATTTACAG AGCGAGGCTGATTTATCTGAAATGCTCGGGCAAGCATCTTTGGAAGATGGTCCTAGCGCAATTCTACCTGTTATGCAAGGAATGCTACAACATTTGCTGTCTAAGGAAATCCTGTATCCGTCGTTGAAGGAATTGGTAGACAAATATCCCGAGTGGCTAGAAGAAAGAAAGACGAGGATATCATCCAGCGATCTACAGAGGTTTACCAAACAGTTGGAATTAATGCGACAA GTGTGCACCGAGCTCGAAAAAGAAAAGGACGAAGATACAGAAACGATTAAAAAGGAACGCTTTGATTTGGTAATGTCGCTTATGCAAGAAGTGCAAGGATGTGGCCAATTACCAGAGGAGCTCGTAGGAGATCAGGCAATGCCTTTCCAAATCGATGCCGAAAGTGATCAAATTATGCCAGTATTACTTCGCGGCATGGAACAGTCACCACAAAATTGTTCTTTGATGTAA
- the Pex19 gene encoding peroxisomal biogenesis factor 19 isoform X1, which yields MADEKVVNQVEDEELNDLLDSALKDFSKEQRSDKEDNWKADALELTTDKDLVETSEDAWTKDFIKEAADQFEENLQNIIKNGTDTELGASFQKLAQTIASAITDEDKNDKDSASTDFQSAIAQALNDLSATSENLQSEADLSEMLGQASLEDGPSAILPVMQGMLQHLLSKEILYPSLKELVDKYPEWLEERKTRISSSDLQRFTKQLELMRQVCTELEKEKDEDTETIKKERFDLVMSLMQEVQGCGQLPEELVGDQAMPFQIDAESDQIMPVLLRGMEQSPQNCSLM from the exons ATGGCTGACGAAAAAGTTGTGAATCAAGTAGAAGATGAAGAATTAAATGATTTATTGGACA GTGCTTTAAAGGATTTCAGCAAGGAACAACGGTCGGATAAGGAGGACAATTGGAAAGCGGACGCTTTGGAATTAACAACGGATAAGGATTTGGTTGAAACTTCTGAGGATGCGTGGACCAAAGATTTCATTAAAGAAGCCGCAGACCAATTTGAGGAGAATCTgcagaatataattaaaaatg GGACAGACACTGAACTAGGAGCTTCTTTCCAAAAATTAGCACAAACAATTGCGAGTGCGATAACAGATGAAGATAAGAATGACAAGGACAGCGCGAGTACAGACTTTCAATCTGCCATTGCTCAAGCACTAAACGACTTGTCCGCAACGTCCGAGAATTTACAG AGCGAGGCTGATTTATCTGAAATGCTCGGGCAAGCATCTTTGGAAGATGGTCCTAGCGCAATTCTACCTGTTATGCAAGGAATGCTACAACATTTGCTGTCTAAGGAAATCCTGTATCCGTCGTTGAAGGAATTGGTAGACAAATATCCCGAGTGGCTAGAAGAAAGAAAGACGAGGATATCATCCAGCGATCTACAGAGGTTTACCAAACAGTTGGAATTAATGCGACAA GTGTGCACCGAGCTCGAAAAAGAAAAGGACGAAGATACAGAAACGATTAAAAAGGAACGCTTTGATTTGGTAATGTCGCTTATGCAAGAAGTGCAAGGATGTGGCCAATTACCAGAGGAGCTCGTAGGAGATCAGGCAATGCCTTTCCAAATCGATGCCGAAAGTGATCAAATTATGCCAGTATTACTTCGCGGCATGGAACAGTCACCACAAAATTGTTCTTTGATGTAA